Part of the Benincasa hispida cultivar B227 chromosome 12, ASM972705v1, whole genome shotgun sequence genome is shown below.
aaatttaaatgtattATCTGCTCAATTACATTAGTTTTTTacactaaaatacaaaattcaaagaaataaaatccaataatttgagataattaatttaaattcacaaGATTTCGAAATATTACAGTTTATATACCAATGATATATTACTATATTATTATAttgcatttttaaaaaaataaattaggaataatataaaagaaaaaatgtatgaaataaaaaataataattaaaccatgataaaaatACAAATCCCTaaatatatttagaaaaattgaaaaagaattaGATAAAActgaatcaatttgaaaaaaagaatgtaacaaaaaactgaatttgataataaaatatataaataaattaaaaaggaatatcataaaaataaatttgatgaagaaaatgtataaataaatcgacaataaataagataaaatcaaatttgatgacaAAAGATAGATTTAGATGGATAATCATGGAGAAAAATCAGGAAgatacaaaattttattataataacgaatcacaaaaaaaaaaattatggttaaAGTCTCATAAACAATTATgtataaatgtaaaataattaaatcttatAGTTTCATATTACTATTACACTATATATGTAACTATATGTTAGTTAATTGGTGaaattttttataaacataactataataatatgataagtgctaaatttgattttttaaaaaatgaagaatattttaacgatttggaaaaaaaaaatgtcacttcGTAAAAAATGGTAATTCAAGGATAGGAGAAatatacaactaatttattaagaatatatgtataaaattatgaaaattgttaaaataatagcaaaaatagtatacaaaacaatttaatccttcaaggatatgaaaaatatacaactaatttattaagaatatatgtacaaaattatgaaaaataattcaaagatttgaataaaattgaatatataaaaagtaatgaaaaaccattcaaatatttgaataaatttgaaatttgattagataaaataaaatttaataatatatgggtatttaaaatattaatttggtagaaaaatctgGATATTCAATTTAGGTGAAATTAATTCGAAAAGTTGTTAAACATAAtcaaagttaataataaaatatggagaTTAGGTTAACTACATGGACAAAATCAGGTCCGTTGTTCTTGAGGAAATCAACAATTATACATAACTCGATCTTGTGTTTTATTCTACAATTACCtggtatttgtagtttcatcaataacaaaAATTATGAACCAAACAAAGACAAATCAGGAATTTAGAAATTTGTGGTCATGTGCAGATCACGTGACTTGTCATAAATCTTATTCTTGCGtgattttgacatttttcaaAACCTTAAATTTTGTCATACATTCCAATTCCCCTATTAATTATGCATACATATAAACATATATAAGTGGGTTTATGTGCGAATTTAGAGGTAGATGACAAATTGGTGGCTGCAAAAATCAAAGGCAATATCAAGGTTGTTCGGTGTGTAGTCCGGTTGTGGCATTGAGAttattgaaaatacaatatgtatttctcttcttgttttttatttggTGTGCTTTCtcttcttgttttttatttggTGTGCTTCTCTTTTATTGTTAATTCCAAGATACTAAATTGTGGTATAGAAAATCAAATAGTTTATATTGGGTTATTTGAGGAGAGATTTGTagcgtgagtttcttttttttttttaactttgcaATCTTCATCATAGTAGAACCTGCAGTTGCTGAAGACTAAACGTAGTCTCGAGTTTGGGGCAAACCAGTATATTTTCAATATCGTTCTCTTTTTTTTGTGCTCCTTATTATTTGGTAGTTTTATGACCAATAATCTTTTTTGCTCTAACTTGTGAAAGtgaaaattttagatataattcaatttttgcattttatttatatctaagTATAAATTCCCAACAAGTAGTATTAGAGCATTTACGTTTAGAAGTCATGGGATTATTAGAGCCAAGAGGTTTCGAGGGAATCATGaaattttatggaaaaaaatttGGATATTGGAATATGCATAAGGCATTAAAGGAGAGATTGAAGGGGATTTCAGATGAAGATTAAGAGAACTTGAATGAAAAAGCAGTTGTAATCATCAGGATGTGTTTGTCAAGGAATTTTGCTAGTTTTGTAGCCAGCGGGAGTAATTACTACTTTAATTAATCAGTTAAAATATGTTAAGATAGAATTTACTGATGAGTGTATGCTATCTAGTTATTGATGTCTTTACCTGATAGTTAGGAGACCATGAAAACTATAGTGTCTAATTCAATTGGGGATAACACTTTAAAGTTTTCGGGGATTTGTGAGTTAGTAATATCTGAAGAAATTCATAGGAAAGACAGCAATAAAGGATCTACTATAGGTTCAGCTTTAGTGGTGACTAAAGGTAAAGGCAATGTGGACTTTAAAAACGATGGATTGAGTAGCAGTAGTAAAAGTAAAAGAATAGGAATAAGGAGATATAGTGTTTTTACTCTTGCAAGAAAGGTCACTTCAAAAATCAATCTAGAAAATTAGAAGAGGATCATAACAGAAAATAGTAGGTAAATTTGGTTAAAACTAAAGAAGTAACGATAAATCTAGTTGAAACTAATGAAGAATTAATTAGTGATGTCTGTGCCTAAGAGTAACACACACAAAAATAGTCACTCATCTGAATGGACAATTGACAGTGCAACTTCTGTTCATATAGCATCAGATAAGAATCTATTCACATCTTTCACATCAAAATATCGTGGTCTAGTGAGAATGGAAAATGGTAGAGTTTTGAAATTTGCTAGGATTGGGAACATTAATCTAAAGACAAGGTTTGAAGAAAGTTAGTACTACGAAATGTCAAGTTTGTACCTAGGATGAAGATAAATCTCATCTCTATTGGCACATTGAATGATGAGAGTCACAGGTATGAGTTTGGCAGTCATCGGTGTAAACTTATGTTGGGATCCCAAGTAGTGGCAGTTAGTCGCAGAAACTCTCCACTATACAGATGTCGTTTTAGTGTTGTCAAAGAAATAGAGAGACGGTGGATGCCAGTTAAAGTTGTAGATGGCAAGTGTAGAGGTATAGCTCAGCCAGTAGCAATGATAGCCAGTGTTGATTAGTCAGATCAAGGTTCATCAGTTCAAAAGTAATTATAAGTCAGAAAGAGAAACTTGATGACTATCATGAACCCCCAATTGATAAAGTCGCAGAAGAGAATAAGGGCATCAAAGTGGAAGATCAAAGCAGTTGCTAAGGTCAAGGATAAAGTCCTCAGCTTGGTAGCAGATTTGAAGGAAGGAGTCAAACCATTTGCAGAGTGTATCTTTTTTAAGAACAGGTGTTCATGATTGAAGAAGATCTCAATTGGTACCatttagttcaaattaaagtACGTGACTGTCTTTTATGTCTGGGTGACAGTTCCACATAGCTTGTCCATATCTCGGGGCAAGAACAGATGAGCTACagttattttctaataattttctaatttttattctGTTGATTTTACAGGTTTTATGTTGAACCTTGGAGTTTGCCAAGAAGATTAGAGATAACAGTTGTAGTGAGAGCTTAGTCTTGGAGTTCGTCAAGATGATGAGTTTTGTAGCAGTGGGAGACAAGATGGTCGTTTTATCtccaagtgggagaatgttaGGATTGAGAGATAAAACTCTATGGAAGCACATATGGAATAGAAATACTATATATAAATAGACAGATGAATTGAAAATGATGTTATTTTTGTTGGATTCAAATTCAAACATAGGTTTTTGGAAAGAGTGAGTCGGTCTATTATATTGTTGATAGTAATGACCAACGTATTTTGAAGCTTATTCCAGAGGTTATTGGCTACCCTGCAATGTCTAAACCAAGAATTGCTTTCCTATCCCTGAAGATGTAAAAGGAATAGATACCCCAATCTGGAAACTTCCAACTTTGTTGCTTGAATTTGTCTATAGAGAGGAATATCATCATTTTCGATTCATTTTGTTATTTGTTGGTCGCTCTAACTTGAAAGAAATAATCGCACTTTCAAAAAGAATTCAAATAGTAGCATGCGAATTTGGGAAAATGCTCGCAATCTGGctaaatacattttcaaatgtttaatttaaaaacaaacgCTCAAACtagtttttcaagtgtattttaatcaatttttatcgaaattgtttaaataaaaataaactttttgaaaaatattttttttcctctagtcaatccaaacacCCTTAGCCACTTTTATGTAATTCTGTCTACTTTGTACCTTAGAATCTTTTGCTTATCTTTTGGTGGCTTACCTCAAGCACTTCATAATTCTGTCTACTTTGTACCTTAGTATCATTTGCTTATCTCTCTATGGAATATGAGATAGGATGAATGTGTCAAGAATGTATTAATCTAGTTTGAGATATTTAGGTCCATCTATTGATCCCACATCCTTTAGtatcttttttctaaaaataaatctCAGAACCATTTATGCTTAGTCTTTAAACTGATTAATCATCGTCAATCTTCCCTCtacaaatttataaatatattcacattgcacattttttaaataaaaatattattattatttatttcacaAAGTTAAAAATCAACTTCAAACTAATGATGAAGACCAGTGTTAAGATTCATTGAAAGTTATATATTTACTAGAGATGTTCAAAGAAATCCGATCAACTCAATCTGATCCATACGATTTAGGTTggcttaaataaaaattttatggattgtgtTTGGTCATAGGTTCACATAAaataactcaacccaacccgaaattattattaattttaaaatgtatatatttttttttttacttatgataaacttatatatacatatatttattttaattttatggataacttattctccaacaactcttaaaaataattttgtagcACTTTggaataataattttcatactatAAATCAAGATTgagttattaatttaatatacaaaattaatattattatttttttacatattaacattttacttatttgtggaacaaaaatttaaataactcGAGTGAGCATAGCCAATCCAACTCAAATATTTTAGGGTTTGATTGAGTTGGGTTCATCATTTAATAGGAATTAATtggattgaaaaaatttacaatccaAGCAAATAGATTGGATCTAAAAACTGCTTCAACCCCATTCACCAACACCGCTAATATTCACATGcaccttttcttcttcattcttttttctcttctttaattTCTGTATCAGATCTAATTCCTTCTTTTTCTATAAGTCGTTTTCATTCTCGATCTTTGCATCACTCATATTTTTAGTCTTATGTTATCATTCTCCCACTCTCACTCTCTCGTTCCATTTGTGTCGAGGATGAAAATTACGAAAAAGTAGTTAGAAATGAAAAAGTAGGTtgaaagtttttattttattttattatttttttttatagaatactAGCGTGCATGCAAGAGAGAAGAAACTATGATCATCTTATTCTAAGGTGCCCGtggtattaaattttttattgacaTGTCAAGATATCATTGATAATTTCaattacaatataaaaaaatcatgaaaaataaaaataatcaacaagcaaaactttgctttctttttctattgaaAATGTAATTAATGTGAATGTgatatgtataataaatatttaaactcaTTTAAAAAAGGAATATATATGTACTATGTAAAATGcttttttaacaatattttcataaatatccaTCAACCtccatattttaaatttgaagttgacACACCAAacatatttatctttatttctcAAACACCTTATTCCTGTTATATGTGAACAAAATTTTCAGCCAAATGGCCCATTAAAGTACAAAAtgtgtaaataagatttaattttaaaaatctaataaatttatGGAAAAATTACCCTTTTTAGTCccaaattttaaagaatatgagattttggtcacttaaatttcaaaacatgCATTTtaatcatcaaatattttagaataaatgtatttggtccttaaattctcaaaaaaaaaaaaaaaaaaaaaaaatctttaatctccgagtttttaaaattaagttcaaAATGTCTTgacaataattttatcatcattttaaattagataaataattttttttaaatacctattatttctaaaattattttttaaacttcattgtcatatataattatatagaataaaaaaatactttaatgacattttaaatcaattctTAAAAATTTGGGTACTAAAaacttatatttaaaattttagagtgttctaacaaatttgaatactaaaaaaataaaaaaataaaaagtatattttgaaaatcgAAGGATGGAGATTCAACATCACAAACCCGCCaactttattgataaatattctcaccaatttcataattaaaattacaatttcTCTCCTATCccacaaaataaaaatatatatatataaagatctCCGGAGTTTCTATGTCATCACCGAGTCTTGGCTGGAGGGGATACCCAAATCACTGGATAATATTTTACACAACTGCACGTTATAATAACATAATCTTTAGAGGTCTCTTAGGTTGAAAAAGCTTCGATTAGTTAcgatatttcatttttagttttctattttccaAAAGTTTGGATTTATTTTCTTACCATTTCTTTccattagaaaatatttaaaattttattcttatttcaaaaacaaaagctagaattttttttttttttgttagttttaaaaaattggtaaGATTTTGAAATCCtatatcaaaagaaaaaaacttaacACTACTttaataagcttaatttttaaaaataaaaaaccaaaaattaaggtcgtgtttgataatcatttcattttttgttttttgtttttgaaaatgaagtatatagacactatttccacctccaaatttcttctttgttatctactttttaccaatgatttaaaaaacaaagccaaattttaaaaactaaaatatgtagcttttaaaaatttaaaatttgttctttttttctgttttggaatttgaccaagaattcaaccattgtatttacaaatcattgtaagaaatagaaaagaaacaatcttcaaaaaccaaaaacaaaatacgGTTACCAAACGTGGTCTAAGAtttcgtttgataaccatttgatttatacttttaaattttttttaaatcgtgtttaaaacaaaaagaaaaaaaaagtataaataaaaataatgtttataaacttactttacaaaaactaaaaattaaatatcatataattatcaaatatgacGTGTAAGGAATAGATCATAAAAGAAGGGGACCTGTCTATATGAAGATGAATCTCCATGCAACTTTCTTAATTCTACAACAAATAGTGATGGACTTATCTCAAAAACCTGCAAATATTTACATACCAATTAATccataattatttgatatattatttgtttaaataaaactaattttttaaaaaattcgcagagaaaaaaattaaattacctCTGCTGATATAGAGAGTATGCTGGACACACCATTTTCACCTTGATGTTCTCTCATTACTTTCAACTGAAAAGGATATACCACACAAACACACAGCTATATACTTGAGAGTTTATTtggagaaataacttcaaaagTTTCTTTTTAACTTCATCAACTAAACAAAACAATAATAGTCTCAATTTTCTAACTCATTTGAGTTAAATCACCCGTTTTCTCGTTTCAAATCATTGCCACATTCCCAAGTCTAATACTTTGTCAACATTCAAACAAATAATGTCAAATGTATTTTACCACAAATTTGGCCTAAATCGACGTATGAACTTTTTGTTTAGTTGACGTTTGTGACAAAAAACGGTCAATCAAACTTTTATTTAtccacattttaaaattaactataaatttaaaaatacatatattgaCACTTATAAACTATcaataaatgtttatatttttgttgacataaaatatgtaatttttGTCTACTAATGACAGTCAAAACATGTCATCATAAAGAGgataggaaaagaaaaaatgaaaactactTAGGTGCAGGGATACACTCATCTATTGTGTAACCCATCCTGCACCCAATAAAAAATTGTCACTCAATCTAAGtggcaattttttattttaaaaaaatgattaaaaattttaaaaaaaatcagaaaataGTTAAAAATTACCCTTCCTTCTTTCTTATGGACAAGAAAGCCCATGTCTGTTACAAGATCCTCCATCCTGTTGAGTATATGTTCTTTTGTAGAGTGGTTGGTTGTAAATCTGATCTTCCTCTCAGTAATGTCCTAACATATATATCatagttaattagttaattaaaacaataatagaatGGATTAATTCTTAGAactctaaaaattaaataatggcACATAATGAATATAGTAATTAATTATTTCTCATTTGATGCTCACCTCTTTCTCAAAGAAACCTGAAAGGTCTAAGCATGAGGACATTCCAATCAGTTGAAATGCATTTATAGTAGTAGTAGGAGACTCTGAACTCTTTTCCCCAAGATAAGATGGCTacccaaacaaaaaaaatgccACGCGTCAAAATTAGTTAACGTCGTCGTGGTATCTAATAATCGTTAgagataaatttgaaaatttagatattttgaataattagaTATGCATATTCGAGATACTTTTATAATTggtttaaaaactattttggtTGATTTTAGTTCTTCGAttcttgtactttcaaaataatttattttagtctccgtactttcaatttttgttcCATTCAAAATGGTCTCTCTTTTGATtacatacttttaaaaattgacaaTTTTGAGCTTTATTTTAACACAAATTTTATATGCAATGAAAACCAGTTTAATGCAAATTTATAATAGCCTTTTAAGAAATTTAGTAAATGAAAGGGTGTCATgttaaaatttcaaatgaaaatgaaaatataaagaaatgGACCAAAGCGTCATCTTTTCAAAGTCACCAAAACatacattttgaaagtatagagactaaaatgaatcaaaggtaaaagtatatatatgaatcaaaattgacgttttaaaagtataaaaaacaAAGCTtagatcaaaataatattttaacatttttgcAGTTTCTTTCTAATATATTCAACCGTTCAAAATTATCGATCACATCGTCACAACTTCTTCGATAACATGTCTAAATTGAGGGCTTACCACTTGATGCATTGGGAAGACCACAGCTTCATTAGTGTATatatcttcctcttcttcatcaAGGTAGGCTGGATGATAGTCCTTTCTAAACCAATCATCCATTTTGATAGAAGCCATAGTTATCCTAGAAATAGGGTTTGGATCAAGAATCCTTCTTATCAAATTTTTGGCTCCTTGTGACAGCCACTTgggtagataaatttctcctttcAAAATCTGAAATTTTCAACTAACACTCAGCCAAATGATCTTTGAGACAAGAACAAAAATAATGatggtaaaagaaaaacttttgATCCCTAAACTTCTAAAAACGATTTAATATTAGTAGTTTTTTGTAAATATAATCGATCATCTTTAACAAATTTATCGATCAATATAGGtaagaaattttattaaatttacaaaattttgtagaacaaaacaataaattgttACGTATTAAAATTGATAGACTAGAAACTAAATCATCGTTTCAAACTAACTCCAATGAAAATTCAGGaacaaaaagatttttttttttcctaaacaCTTTGCAAAATGAGATATTATGACggataatttaactaaaatggATTAAAactattgagaattaattacCTTATGATAAAGAACAGACAAATTTCTATCATCGAAAGGAAGTGATCCGGTGAGAATTACAAACAAGATAACACCACAAGACCATATATCTGAGGCTGCACCATCATACCCTCTGTTTGCAAGAATCTCTGGTGCTACATAGTTTGGGCTTCCACAGGTTGTGTGAAGCAAACCATCACCCTTTATATTAACGaaacagttgcaaatatagcaagtATTAACAGGTATAATACAAtgcaaaaaatataaattaaactcATGAAGTCTATCAAACTATATCGTTGATAGGAGTTTGTCGTAGAGTTTACAACTAATAGAAGCTATCAACGATATGGTTTATCACAagtagattttgttatatttgcaatatttttaaaacgttgctatatacttaattattagttttaaaactaataattaagtgtaaaGCAACATTTTAAAAGTGTTATCCACTATAATTATCATACTTTTAATAATAATAGCATATATAGGACCG
Proteins encoded:
- the LOC120092573 gene encoding CBL-interacting serine/threonine-protein kinase 1-like, producing the protein MRLGKYELGKTLGHGNFGKVKFAINFETQQPFAVKEVDKTKIILLNITHQFKREIHTLKLLRHPNIVRLHEVLASKSKIYMVLEYVNGGELFDTIASKGKLSEAQGRKIFQQLVDGVSYCHKKGVYHRDLKLENILVDAKGNVKITDFGLSALPEHFRGDGLLHTTCGSPNYVAPEILANRGYDGAASDIWSCGVILFVILTGSLPFDDRNLSVLYHKILKGEIYLPKWLSQGAKNLIRRILDPNPISRITMASIKMDDWFRKDYHPAYLDEEEEDIYTNEAVVFPMHQVPSYLGEKSSESPTTTINAFQLIGMSSCLDLSGFFEKEDITERKIRFTTNHSTKEHILNRMEDLVTDMGFLVHKKEGRLKVMREHQGENGVSSILSISAEVFEISPSLFVVELRKLHGDSSSYRQLCKILSSDLGIPSSQDSVMT